A genomic stretch from Oscarella lobularis chromosome 11, ooOscLobu1.1, whole genome shotgun sequence includes:
- the LOC136192764 gene encoding tRNA pseudouridine(38/39) synthase-like isoform X4 has protein sequence MLSSVDDLECLSREELIGRIRELEQGGAQMDEARAKTSKSSPRKRKKANRPFDFAKYGRRYVALKLAYLGWDYRGFASQTVDDTVEAHLFAALLKVRLIESRATCRYSRCGRTDKGVSALGQVISLCVRSNLTDGPGIIPPSDSKSSPEKGSRIPIELDYVRLLNKALPKDIRIMAWSPVPSHFDARFSCLSRTYKYFFPRTNLNIELMNSAAQKFVGEHDFRNFCKMDIGGGVTNFVRRILYVDLQCIENKSMQLESFQLCAFTVCGQAFLWHQIRCMIAVLILIGLGLEKPEVIDHMLDVRACPGKPQYSMASEHSLLFYDCAFEDLKWICDADTHEEILTHFQDVWAGKEIRSAMLREIVDSATSCLVANKDAPNDFTRWSDMGRSVYGQLDSYIPGLVRGSSYRSILDRPSADTLEERLASQQAKRARLEGLGSESTSL, from the exons ATGTTGtcgtccgtcgacgatttggaatGCCTGTCGAGAGAg GAACTGATTGGACGCATTAGGGAGTTGGAACAAGGCGGCGCCCAGATGGACGAGGCTCGCGCGAAGACGTCCAAGTCGTCGCCtcggaaacgaaagaaagcgaacCGACCTTTCGACTTTGCAAA ATACGGGCGTCGATACGTCGCTTTGAAACTTGCCTATCTCGGTTGGGATTATCGCGGCTTTGCCAGCCAAACAGTCGACGATACCGTAGAA GCGCACCTCTTCGCGGCTCTCCTGAAAGTTCGCCTCATCGAAAGTCGAGCTACGTGTCGGTATTCTCGCTGCGGAAGAACCGATAAAGGCGTCAGCGCCCTCGGCCAG GTTATCTCCCTTTGTGTGAGATCTAATTTGACTGACGGTCCTGGAATAATTCCGCCATCGGATTCTAAATCGTCTCCCGAGAAGG GAAGTCGCATTCCAATAGAACTGGACTACGTGCGACTGCTGAACAAGGCCTTACCGAAAGACATACGTATTATGGCTTGGAGCCCAGTCCCGTCCCACTTCGATGCCAG GTTTAGCTGCCTCTCCAGAACTTACAAGTATTTTTTTCCCCGGACAAATTTGAACATTGAG CTGATGAATAGCGCTGCTCAGAAATTCGTTGGTGAACACGATTTTCGAAATTTTTGCAAA ATGGATATTGGGGGAGGCGTGACAAACTTCGTTCGGAGAATTCTCTACGTTGATCTGCAATGCATAGAAAACAAAAG TATGCAGTTAGAATCATTTCAGCTGTGTGCTTTCACGGTGTGTGGTCAGGCTTTTCTTTGGCATCAAATTCGCTGCATGATAGCCGTTCTCATTCTAATTGGCCTTGGCCTGGAGAAACCAGAA GTCATTGACCACATGCTCGATGTCCGTGCATGTCCTGGAAAGCCCCAATACAGCATGGCATCTG AGCACTCGCTTTTGTTCTATGATTGCGCTTTCGAAGATCTTAAATGGATTTGCGACGCAG ATACCCACGAAGAAATACTGACGCACTTTCAAGATGTCTGGGCGGGTAAAGAGATAAG AAGCGCTATGCTCCGAGAGATCGTCGACTCGGCCACATCTTGCTTGGTCGCGAACAAAGATGCGCCTAACGACTTTACTAGATGGTCAGACATGGGGAGATCCGTCTACGGTCAGTTGGACTCCTACATACCGGGACTCGTACGAGGAAGTTCCTATCGATCGATTCTAGATCGACCTTCGGCGG ATACGCTAGAAGAACGACTGGCTAGTCAACAAGCCAAACGAGCTCGACTTGAGGGATTGGGCTCAGAGTCAACTAGTCTATGA
- the LOC136192764 gene encoding tRNA pseudouridine(38/39) synthase-like isoform X3 translates to MLSSVDDLECLSREELIGRIRELEQGGAQMDEARAKTSKSSPRKRKKANRPFDFAKSIKSDFFGGDAIESCLVRYGRRYVALKLAYLGWDYRGFASQTVDDTVEAHLFAALLKVRLIESRATCRYSRCGRTDKGVSALGQVISLCVRSNLTDGPGIIPPSDSKSSPEKGSRIPIELDYVRLLNKALPKDIRIMAWSPVPSHFDARFSCLSRTYKYFFPRTNLNIELMNSAAQKFVGEHDFRNFCKMDIGGGVTNFVRRILYVDLQCIENKSMQLESFQLCAFTVCGQAFLWHQIRCMIAVLILIGLGLEKPEVIDHMLDVRACPGKPQYSMASEHSLLFYDCAFEDLKWICDADTHEEILTHFQDVWAGKEIRSAMLREIVDSATSCLVANKDAPNDFTRWSDMGRSVYGQLDSYIPGLVRGSSYRSILDRPSADTLEERLASQQAKRARLEGLGSESTSL, encoded by the exons ATGTTGtcgtccgtcgacgatttggaatGCCTGTCGAGAGAg GAACTGATTGGACGCATTAGGGAGTTGGAACAAGGCGGCGCCCAGATGGACGAGGCTCGCGCGAAGACGTCCAAGTCGTCGCCtcggaaacgaaagaaagcgaacCGACCTTTCGACTTTGCAAAGTCAATAAAGAGCGATTTTTTTGGGGGGGACGCGATAGAGAGCTGTCTCGTCAGATACGGGCGTCGATACGTCGCTTTGAAACTTGCCTATCTCGGTTGGGATTATCGCGGCTTTGCCAGCCAAACAGTCGACGATACCGTAGAA GCGCACCTCTTCGCGGCTCTCCTGAAAGTTCGCCTCATCGAAAGTCGAGCTACGTGTCGGTATTCTCGCTGCGGAAGAACCGATAAAGGCGTCAGCGCCCTCGGCCAG GTTATCTCCCTTTGTGTGAGATCTAATTTGACTGACGGTCCTGGAATAATTCCGCCATCGGATTCTAAATCGTCTCCCGAGAAGG GAAGTCGCATTCCAATAGAACTGGACTACGTGCGACTGCTGAACAAGGCCTTACCGAAAGACATACGTATTATGGCTTGGAGCCCAGTCCCGTCCCACTTCGATGCCAG GTTTAGCTGCCTCTCCAGAACTTACAAGTATTTTTTTCCCCGGACAAATTTGAACATTGAG CTGATGAATAGCGCTGCTCAGAAATTCGTTGGTGAACACGATTTTCGAAATTTTTGCAAA ATGGATATTGGGGGAGGCGTGACAAACTTCGTTCGGAGAATTCTCTACGTTGATCTGCAATGCATAGAAAACAAAAG TATGCAGTTAGAATCATTTCAGCTGTGTGCTTTCACGGTGTGTGGTCAGGCTTTTCTTTGGCATCAAATTCGCTGCATGATAGCCGTTCTCATTCTAATTGGCCTTGGCCTGGAGAAACCAGAA GTCATTGACCACATGCTCGATGTCCGTGCATGTCCTGGAAAGCCCCAATACAGCATGGCATCTG AGCACTCGCTTTTGTTCTATGATTGCGCTTTCGAAGATCTTAAATGGATTTGCGACGCAG ATACCCACGAAGAAATACTGACGCACTTTCAAGATGTCTGGGCGGGTAAAGAGATAAG AAGCGCTATGCTCCGAGAGATCGTCGACTCGGCCACATCTTGCTTGGTCGCGAACAAAGATGCGCCTAACGACTTTACTAGATGGTCAGACATGGGGAGATCCGTCTACGGTCAGTTGGACTCCTACATACCGGGACTCGTACGAGGAAGTTCCTATCGATCGATTCTAGATCGACCTTCGGCGG ATACGCTAGAAGAACGACTGGCTAGTCAACAAGCCAAACGAGCTCGACTTGAGGGATTGGGCTCAGAGTCAACTAGTCTATGA
- the LOC136192764 gene encoding tRNA pseudouridine(38/39) synthase-like isoform X1, which yields MLSSVDDLECLSREELIGRIRELEQGGAQMDEARAKTSKSSPRKRKKANRPFDFAKSIKSDFFGGDAIESCLVRYGRRYVALKLAYLGWDYRGFASQTVDDTVEVMNDLQTDVFARHFLFLLQAHLFAALLKVRLIESRATCRYSRCGRTDKGVSALGQVISLCVRSNLTDGPGIIPPSDSKSSPEKGSRIPIELDYVRLLNKALPKDIRIMAWSPVPSHFDARFSCLSRTYKYFFPRTNLNIELMNSAAQKFVGEHDFRNFCKMDIGGGVTNFVRRILYVDLQCIENKSMQLESFQLCAFTVCGQAFLWHQIRCMIAVLILIGLGLEKPEVIDHMLDVRACPGKPQYSMASEHSLLFYDCAFEDLKWICDADTHEEILTHFQDVWAGKEIRSAMLREIVDSATSCLVANKDAPNDFTRWSDMGRSVYGQLDSYIPGLVRGSSYRSILDRPSADTLEERLASQQAKRARLEGLGSESTSL from the exons ATGTTGtcgtccgtcgacgatttggaatGCCTGTCGAGAGAg GAACTGATTGGACGCATTAGGGAGTTGGAACAAGGCGGCGCCCAGATGGACGAGGCTCGCGCGAAGACGTCCAAGTCGTCGCCtcggaaacgaaagaaagcgaacCGACCTTTCGACTTTGCAAAGTCAATAAAGAGCGATTTTTTTGGGGGGGACGCGATAGAGAGCTGTCTCGTCAGATACGGGCGTCGATACGTCGCTTTGAAACTTGCCTATCTCGGTTGGGATTATCGCGGCTTTGCCAGCCAAACAGTCGACGATACCGTAGAAGTGATGAATGATCTTCAAACTGACGTCTTCGCGCGAcacttcctttttctcttgcagGCGCACCTCTTCGCGGCTCTCCTGAAAGTTCGCCTCATCGAAAGTCGAGCTACGTGTCGGTATTCTCGCTGCGGAAGAACCGATAAAGGCGTCAGCGCCCTCGGCCAG GTTATCTCCCTTTGTGTGAGATCTAATTTGACTGACGGTCCTGGAATAATTCCGCCATCGGATTCTAAATCGTCTCCCGAGAAGG GAAGTCGCATTCCAATAGAACTGGACTACGTGCGACTGCTGAACAAGGCCTTACCGAAAGACATACGTATTATGGCTTGGAGCCCAGTCCCGTCCCACTTCGATGCCAG GTTTAGCTGCCTCTCCAGAACTTACAAGTATTTTTTTCCCCGGACAAATTTGAACATTGAG CTGATGAATAGCGCTGCTCAGAAATTCGTTGGTGAACACGATTTTCGAAATTTTTGCAAA ATGGATATTGGGGGAGGCGTGACAAACTTCGTTCGGAGAATTCTCTACGTTGATCTGCAATGCATAGAAAACAAAAG TATGCAGTTAGAATCATTTCAGCTGTGTGCTTTCACGGTGTGTGGTCAGGCTTTTCTTTGGCATCAAATTCGCTGCATGATAGCCGTTCTCATTCTAATTGGCCTTGGCCTGGAGAAACCAGAA GTCATTGACCACATGCTCGATGTCCGTGCATGTCCTGGAAAGCCCCAATACAGCATGGCATCTG AGCACTCGCTTTTGTTCTATGATTGCGCTTTCGAAGATCTTAAATGGATTTGCGACGCAG ATACCCACGAAGAAATACTGACGCACTTTCAAGATGTCTGGGCGGGTAAAGAGATAAG AAGCGCTATGCTCCGAGAGATCGTCGACTCGGCCACATCTTGCTTGGTCGCGAACAAAGATGCGCCTAACGACTTTACTAGATGGTCAGACATGGGGAGATCCGTCTACGGTCAGTTGGACTCCTACATACCGGGACTCGTACGAGGAAGTTCCTATCGATCGATTCTAGATCGACCTTCGGCGG ATACGCTAGAAGAACGACTGGCTAGTCAACAAGCCAAACGAGCTCGACTTGAGGGATTGGGCTCAGAGTCAACTAGTCTATGA
- the LOC136192764 gene encoding tRNA pseudouridine(38/39) synthase-like isoform X2: protein MLSSVDDLECLSREELIGRIRELEQGGAQMDEARAKTSKSSPRKRKKANRPFDFAKYGRRYVALKLAYLGWDYRGFASQTVDDTVEVMNDLQTDVFARHFLFLLQAHLFAALLKVRLIESRATCRYSRCGRTDKGVSALGQVISLCVRSNLTDGPGIIPPSDSKSSPEKGSRIPIELDYVRLLNKALPKDIRIMAWSPVPSHFDARFSCLSRTYKYFFPRTNLNIELMNSAAQKFVGEHDFRNFCKMDIGGGVTNFVRRILYVDLQCIENKSMQLESFQLCAFTVCGQAFLWHQIRCMIAVLILIGLGLEKPEVIDHMLDVRACPGKPQYSMASEHSLLFYDCAFEDLKWICDADTHEEILTHFQDVWAGKEIRSAMLREIVDSATSCLVANKDAPNDFTRWSDMGRSVYGQLDSYIPGLVRGSSYRSILDRPSADTLEERLASQQAKRARLEGLGSESTSL from the exons ATGTTGtcgtccgtcgacgatttggaatGCCTGTCGAGAGAg GAACTGATTGGACGCATTAGGGAGTTGGAACAAGGCGGCGCCCAGATGGACGAGGCTCGCGCGAAGACGTCCAAGTCGTCGCCtcggaaacgaaagaaagcgaacCGACCTTTCGACTTTGCAAA ATACGGGCGTCGATACGTCGCTTTGAAACTTGCCTATCTCGGTTGGGATTATCGCGGCTTTGCCAGCCAAACAGTCGACGATACCGTAGAAGTGATGAATGATCTTCAAACTGACGTCTTCGCGCGAcacttcctttttctcttgcagGCGCACCTCTTCGCGGCTCTCCTGAAAGTTCGCCTCATCGAAAGTCGAGCTACGTGTCGGTATTCTCGCTGCGGAAGAACCGATAAAGGCGTCAGCGCCCTCGGCCAG GTTATCTCCCTTTGTGTGAGATCTAATTTGACTGACGGTCCTGGAATAATTCCGCCATCGGATTCTAAATCGTCTCCCGAGAAGG GAAGTCGCATTCCAATAGAACTGGACTACGTGCGACTGCTGAACAAGGCCTTACCGAAAGACATACGTATTATGGCTTGGAGCCCAGTCCCGTCCCACTTCGATGCCAG GTTTAGCTGCCTCTCCAGAACTTACAAGTATTTTTTTCCCCGGACAAATTTGAACATTGAG CTGATGAATAGCGCTGCTCAGAAATTCGTTGGTGAACACGATTTTCGAAATTTTTGCAAA ATGGATATTGGGGGAGGCGTGACAAACTTCGTTCGGAGAATTCTCTACGTTGATCTGCAATGCATAGAAAACAAAAG TATGCAGTTAGAATCATTTCAGCTGTGTGCTTTCACGGTGTGTGGTCAGGCTTTTCTTTGGCATCAAATTCGCTGCATGATAGCCGTTCTCATTCTAATTGGCCTTGGCCTGGAGAAACCAGAA GTCATTGACCACATGCTCGATGTCCGTGCATGTCCTGGAAAGCCCCAATACAGCATGGCATCTG AGCACTCGCTTTTGTTCTATGATTGCGCTTTCGAAGATCTTAAATGGATTTGCGACGCAG ATACCCACGAAGAAATACTGACGCACTTTCAAGATGTCTGGGCGGGTAAAGAGATAAG AAGCGCTATGCTCCGAGAGATCGTCGACTCGGCCACATCTTGCTTGGTCGCGAACAAAGATGCGCCTAACGACTTTACTAGATGGTCAGACATGGGGAGATCCGTCTACGGTCAGTTGGACTCCTACATACCGGGACTCGTACGAGGAAGTTCCTATCGATCGATTCTAGATCGACCTTCGGCGG ATACGCTAGAAGAACGACTGGCTAGTCAACAAGCCAAACGAGCTCGACTTGAGGGATTGGGCTCAGAGTCAACTAGTCTATGA
- the LOC136192767 gene encoding guanine nucleotide-binding protein G(s) subunit alpha-like, with protein MGCLPSRLPSVDPEQREREKIQSHKSHQIDKELMKEAKNYKATHRLLLLGAGESGKSTIVKQMRILHVNGFGEDEKRRTIPDIHNNIKDSISTLLRAVRRHGGALVDEAAADRVLATIDANEALTDDFFSWTRDLWRDDAVQTMYERANEFQLIDSAQYFLDRIEVIRRADYIPDVQDLLHCRVLTRGIFETKFTYRSVRFHIVDVGGQRDERRKWIQCFNDVTAIIFVVACSSYDMNLREDETSNRLKEALDLFKNIWNNRFLKKISVILFLNKQDLLRKKILLGKSPLEKYFDEYPNYTVANVPKLYEGEPPEVLRAQFFIRDKFTATAQESNDRHELYPHFTTAIDTENIRTVFNDCQEIIQREYLRLCSLQ; from the coding sequence ATGGGTTGCCTGCCATCGAGACTCCCCAGCGTCGATCCGGAGCAGCGCGAACGGGAGAAAATTCAGTCGCACAAGTCGCATCAGATCGATAAGGAACTAATGAAGGAGGCGAAAAACTACAAAGCGACCCATCGTCTCCTTCTGCTCGGCGCCGGCGAATCGGGCAAGAGCACGATCGTCAAGCAGATGCGCATCCTCCACGTGAACGGAttcggcgaagacgagaaacgTCGCACGATACCCGACATACACAACAACATCAAGGACTCGATATCGACGCTTCTACGCGCCGTGCGTCGTCACGGCggcgcgctcgtcgacgaagcggccgCCGATCGCGTCctggcgacgatcgacgccaACGAAGCGCTCACGGACGACTTTTTCTCGTGGACGCGCGATCTctggcgcgacgacgccgtgcaGACGATGTACGAACGAGCGAACGAGTTCCAGCTCATCGATTCGGCCCAGTACTTTCTCGATCGAATCGAAGTGATTCGACGCGCCGATTACATTCCCGACGTGCAAGATCTTCTCCACTGTCGCGTTCTGACGCGAGGCATCTTCGAAACCAAGTTCACCTATCGATCGGTGCGCTTtcacatcgtcgacgtcggcggtcagcgcgacgaacgtcgcaAGTGGATACAGTGTTTCAACGACGTGACGGCCatcattttcgtcgtcgcctgcaGCAGCTACGACATGAACCTGCGCGAGGACGAGACGAGCAATCGGCTCAAGGAGGCGTTGGACTTGTTCAAGAATATATGGAACAATCGTTTTCTCAAGAAAATCTCcgtcattctctttctcaacAAGCAAGATCTGCTTCGGAAGAAGATACTTCTCGGCAAATCGCCGCTCGAGAAATATTTCGACGAGTATCCCAACTATACCGTCGCCAACGTACCGAAGCTGTACGAAGGCGAGCCGCCCGAAGTGCTGCGCGCTCAATTTTTCATACGCGATAAGttcacggcgacggcgcAGGAGTCGAACGATCGGCATGAACTCTATCCGCACTTCACCACCGCTATAGACACTGAAAATATTCGCACTGTTTTCAATGACTGTCAGGAGATCATTCAGCGAGAATATCTCCGTCTCTGCAGTCTTCAGTAA
- the LOC136192773 gene encoding charged multivesicular body protein 1b-like, which translates to MDKHLFNLKFAAKQLDRNAKKCDKEEKAEKVKLKRAIEKGNMDGARIHAENAIRQKNQSLNFLRMGARVDAVAQRVQSAVTMRQVTGSMAGVVKSMDSALKSMNLEKVASLMEKFERQFETLDVQSQAMEDAMSSTTTLTVPQGQVDCLMQEVADAAGLELKMELPGAQTTAVGTASTASAEQDELTQRLAKLRQM; encoded by the exons ATGGATA agCATTTATTCAACCTGAAG TTTGCCGCAAAGCAATTGGATAGAAACGCGAAGAAATGCgacaaagaggaaaaggcggaaaaagtcaaattgaaaagg GCGATCGAGAAAGGCAACATGGATGGAGCTCGAATTCACGCCGAAAACGCCATTCGACAGAAGAACCAG TCGTTAAACTTTTTGCGAATGGGCGCACGAGTAGACGCCGTGGCCCAGAGAGTCCAATCGGCTGTCACTATGCGTCAG gttaCTGGATCGATGGCGGGCGTCGTCAAGTCCATGGACTCGGCTTTGAAGTCGATGAATCTTGAAAAA GTTGCCTCACTAATGGAAAAGTTTGAGCGTCAGTTTGAAACGCTGGACGTTCAGTCTCAGGCGATGGAAGACGCTATGAGTTCGACTACAACGCTAACTGTTCCTCAG GGTCAAGTGGATTGCCTAATGCAAGAAGTTGCGGATGCAGCGGG TCTTGAATTGAAAATGGAATTGCCTGGTGCTCAAACGACTGCAGTTGGCACGGCATCAACGGCGTCAGCAGAACAG GATGAACTGACCCAAAGATTGGCAAAGCTGAGACAGATGTGA